The sequence below is a genomic window from Leptolyngbya sp. NIES-3755.
TCCGGCTAACCACCAGCTTGCCCCACCAATTGAGAGCATCGCGATCGGCAATCCCAGCAGCAGAAACACCTTGAGCGACTCTAAGTGATCGTCATAACTAGAGAGCGATCGTCCGACTTGCAAATAGCCCCACGGTTGCCCAGTCGAAGTTTTGAGCAACAGAGAAAATTGATGATACCGTTGACCCTGGGGATCAACGATCGTTTGCCAAGATTCGCCTTGAGCAGAGGGATTGTTCTGGGGTGGTGTGTTGACCGTTGCTAGAATTTGAGAAGATTTGTCTAGAAATCTGATGTAGTACGGATCTTGGCTATCGACTCCTAACACATGAGTGTGCGATGTTGAAATCGGTGCAGTGCAGGCAGTGGTATTGATACAGATTCCAGGCAGAATTTGCTTTACTTTGGCGTTCAGTTGCCCAGGTTGCTCTAACATCGGCTCAAGGCTGTCGTGCAACGTTCCCGCTAAGGTCTGAATCTCACCGTCGATCGCGCTGAAGTGAGTCTGCGCCAGATGGAAATATACGGCAACTCCACAGACACTCAAAATTAGTCCCATCACGCCTGCATACGAAGCAGCGAGTTTGAAGCGAGTGCGGTTAAATAGACGGCTCTTACGCATGGCGGTTAACGAGTCACATTCAAACGATATCCTAGCCCATAAACGGTTTCGATGAAGTCGTACAAGCCTTGATCAGCAAGCTTACGACGCAGTAATCGAACTTGAGCGGCGACCACATTACTAGCGGATTCAGAGTTAGCAGTCCAAATCTGGTTGCGAATCTGCTCAGTACTGACAATTTGATTCGCGTGCTTCATCAAATATTCTAGTAACTGAAATTCCTTTGCAGTGAGTGGGATCTTAATATCTGATTCCCGCGATTGAAGGATTAGACTCGACGACCCATACTCAAGCATGAGCGAACCAACCTGTAGATTTTGCGATTGAAACTGGGGCGATCGACGCTGCAAGGCTCGGATGCGGGCGAGGAGTTCTGGCATTCCGAACGGTTTGATCAGATAGTCATCGGCTCCGGCATCGAGTCCAGTCACGCGATCGCTCATACTATCTCGCGCCGTCAGCATCAAGACCGGAAGGGTGCTTTGGGTTGCTCGGAGTCGCTTGCAGAGTTCGATTCCAGAAAGTCCAGGCACCATCCAATCAATCACAGCGAGTGTGTATTGCGTCTGTGGCTGTGTCAGATATGCCCAAGCTTCACTGCCGTTTTGCGTCCAATCGACAATGTAGCGATCGCGGGTTAACTTTTTCTCGATCGCAGCCCCCAAATCTGGTTCATCTTCTACGAGCAGAATCCGCATCCTGGCTTCCTTTATTTGTACGTTTGAATCCGTGCTGTTCCCAGAGGAATGAACTGATTCATTCCAACACTTTCAGCATAGATCGGGAATAGCCAAGTCCGACCGAGCAGATCTGAAGTTCTCACACCGTTGAGGTCGATTTCGAGCCTTGTTCCCGCAGCAACAGGTTGAGCAAATGCGATCGTCACTTCTTTTCCATTAAACGATCGAGCTGCATCGATCTGCTGTCCTGCTGCATCTGTAACAGTAATTCGACCGATCTGAATTTTTCCGGGTGCGTTTTCAGGCACAATGAGTCGAACTTCAGAGAGCGGAGCGCTTCCAACTTGAATACCAACATGATAGGTGGCACTTGTGACTTTAACTCGATTGGGATAAGCAGCACTGTGAATAATAGCACTTGCTTTAGAAGAGGGTGCCTGTGCAAATGCTGCTAAAGTTGTGGCAGTGAGTATTGTGGTTAATGCAGTCGTGTAAATGAAGCCTTGCATTTGTGTTCTCCTATCGATTCGAGGAACACTTGCGTTCCTTATCACTTAGCATGGCAGTTGAGAATGAAATCAGGATGAAAAGTAGGACGCGATCGCTTTACCAAGCTCCAAAAGCTTGTAAAGGCAGTCATCTCCTCAAAGAAAATACCTGAATTCTCTCTAGTGTTTGAGAGGAATTCAGGCTGATGGTGTGTTTACTAGCCGCTTCGGCATCTAAACAGTTAATTTCACTAAGATTCACTCTATCAACCAAATATGGAATCAAGATGAATCTATGTCGCCCCGTTCACCAAAACTTTGAGAAACTAATTACCCTTTGCACAAGCTTGCAAATTGGCGAATGCTCTTTGTGCCATTGCGCCAGCCGTAACAGGTCGGAGCAAACAAGTTGATTGGGTCAGGGTTGTGGTCGATCGTTGCTCCATTGAGTTCGGTGAGGTT
It includes:
- a CDS encoding hypothetical protein (similar to AA sequence:cyanobase_aa:all7597), with product MQGFIYTTALTTILTATTLAAFAQAPSSKASAIIHSAAYPNRVKVTSATYHVGIQVGSAPLSEVRLIVPENAPGKIQIGRITVTDAAGQQIDAARSFNGKEVTIAFAQPVAAGTRLEIDLNGVRTSDLLGRTWLFPIYAESVGMNQFIPLGTARIQTYK
- a CDS encoding OmpR subfamily protein (similar to AA sequence:cyanobase_aa:LBDG_57710); this encodes MRILLVEDEPDLGAAIEKKLTRDRYIVDWTQNGSEAWAYLTQPQTQYTLAVIDWMVPGLSGIELCKRLRATQSTLPVLMLTARDSMSDRVTGLDAGADDYLIKPFGMPELLARIRALQRRSPQFQSQNLQVGSLMLEYGSSSLILQSRESDIKIPLTAKEFQLLEYLMKHANQIVSTEQIRNQIWTANSESASNVVAAQVRLLRRKLADQGLYDFIETVYGLGYRLNVTR